A window of Eucalyptus grandis isolate ANBG69807.140 chromosome 4, ASM1654582v1, whole genome shotgun sequence genomic DNA:
TGGAAACCGAATAAGTTGCTCCAATGAGGAGTCTCCGAGTCTGTCTCTCCGCAACCTTCTCTGTGGCCGAAAAGTCCTAGTCGTGGATGACAACAAAGTAAATCTCAGAGTGGCCGAGGGAGCTTTGAGGAAATATGGAGCTGATGTGGTTTGTACGGACAGTGGGGAAAAAGCAATTGCTTTGCTCAGACCACTGCATGATTTTGATGCCTGCTTCATGGATATCCAGATGCCAGGAATGGATGGGTATGGCGTTTTCCTGCTCAGGCacttatttttttcatcaaatgtTGTATAGAAAGTGTATATTTTTTCAGAGATTTGTATGTGTCTTATGTAATGGATTTTGATAACCTTTTCTATGTCAACTAGGTGGTGATAATGGATACGTGCATCTAATGGTTCTATAATTCCTTTGATCATATTTGAAGCTACAAAAGAATTTGACAGATGGAACAAAGTCTGAGCAAGGAATTCCTACCGGGACAGTCATCCTCAGAGCCACGTGAAAATATCTCGAATTTCCACCTACTGATCTTGGCCATGACTGCAGATGTGATTCACGCTACTCATGAAGAATGCACAAAGTATGGAATGGACGGATATGTTTCAAAGCCCTTTGAAGCGGAACAACTTTTAGAGAAGTTTCGCTCCTTTTCCTAGTCATCACTGAATCGAAACTTGTAGAGAGGCCACCATAGATGGCTAATTGTTTTGGTGAGCAGAAGTCCTGGTTGTTTAGGCACTTTGGCAGCCTTACCGGTGAACTTTCGAATTCTTTAACAAGAGTGAGTTTTCTCTGGCCTCTCCTTAGCTACACATTTCTTGATTCTCTTGCTTTTAGAGCAGTTGGATTTCCTTTTAATAGATGCAATTGAAATTCGCTGATATATCTCATGTGAAACCAAAGGGATTTTCTTCGGACACCTTCTGTTGATTTCTTGCACATTTTTGGATTTCTCAGGTGTCTTGTCACGGGAGCATATACATAAAGAAGCTAAGGTCACCTGCTGGAGttgatttttcattgatttcccTAAGAGTGGCATATTGGTTTAAAACCACTTCAAGTATTTTTGTACAAGCGATCTGAACCGTTTGCAAGATGACGGTTGGTAATTAGGCGATCTGAAGTTCGCCAATTGAACTCCGGATCGATGGCTGCTTGGAAGGAATCTCTTCGACATAGGTGCATATCTGTAGACTAGACCCTAATAGTGTGtacatgtgtcacgggccgaaaGTGAGCCCATCCCAGAGGTTCTTGGAGGACGATCGTGACTCACCCTTGGACCTCCTACTTTCACTCGGATTCCCACCAAATCTTTTTCCCGAAGTTTCCAAGGGCAGGCGATACCGTCATTACGCTTGATTCTAAAAGTCTCTTCTATTATTTATGTTGGAAGACGGTAGTTAgcatttatgtcggtagttgatgGCTATCATTTATGTCGGTGGTGAGTAGCCGCCATTAGTGTCGGTAATTGAGGCAGTGCGATCTCGTTTGCCAGATATCAACAGATGTAATTAGAGGGCCTTAAGTATAAGAAGGGGTGCCCTCTCCCTCATTTGTATCTATCCAACTATTTCAGTTTATAAAAGCTTATTTCTTttcagagcttctctctctagaagcttTCTCTTTCTACGATCTAGGTGTGCGAGCGAGTGAGCGTttgatcgagcaaggcttggcttgggtgaatCAAAATAGCCTGAGTTGCTATGTAGTCACGAttccaatcgatcggcccgtgacacatgcatgtaGCTTTA
This region includes:
- the LOC104421476 gene encoding histidine kinase 3-like, with protein sequence MVLLEWEIWDKDSGLSAIFLDKLRDMKPRVSPRLFLLSNSISSSGMSGATTDATGPSVIMKPLRASMLVASLQRVMGVGNRISCSNEESPSLSLRNLLCGRKVLVVDDNKVNLRVAEGALRKYGADVVCTDSGEKAIALLRPLHDFDACFMDIQMPGMDGW